A stretch of Amblyraja radiata isolate CabotCenter1 chromosome 34, sAmbRad1.1.pri, whole genome shotgun sequence DNA encodes these proteins:
- the LOC116991722 gene encoding kelch-like protein 25 translates to MSVSEHENCKSRSQGPTNTSLFQKASHPESVLSQLDNLRRQSLFTDVTLRAGSRSFPCHRAVLAACSRYFEAMFSSGLRESRAGEVDFGESVQPEALEQLLEYAYTSRLALSGENAESLLQAGDMLQLHDVRQAAADFLERSLGADNCLRLMLLADAHQCRRLYQQAWGMCLAHFQTYAEGGLDGDGDDDDDFCGLPEAKLGELLASDELEADDERLVHRALMRWVRHDAAARRHCLPRLLSHVRLGLLPSGYLERAVARDGLVAADERSLRLVAEARRCLLLPTSPSHKEAAACSPCARPRRAGHTLLILGGRTFMCDKIYELERRARRIVPRAALPSPRKEFSACALGAKVYVSGGRGSETGVSRDVWVFDTAAGGWARAAPMLLARFGHGSAELLGSLYAVGGHTSAVSTGEGGGHPASPSVECYEPRADSWRMAAPLLDGVSNAAVVSARRRLYVIGGAGPRRGLEREWERAPSVQRYDPDDDHWAVAAACPQAWRYTAAAAVLGSQIFIMGGDTEFTAASAYRFDCDTNEWSRLGDMSAKRMSCHAVASGNKLYVVGGYFGTQRCKSLDCYDPASDTWSSITTVPYSLIPTAFVSTWKHRDLLDTD, encoded by the coding sequence ATGTCGGTGAGCGAGCATGAGAACTGCAAGTCCCGCAGCCAGGGCCCGACCAACACGTCGCTGTTCCAAAAAGCCTCGCACCCGGAGAGCGTCCTCAGCCAGCTGGACAACCTGCGCAGACAGAGCCTCTTCACCGACGTGACCCTGCGGGCGGGCAGCCGCTCCTTCCCGTGCCACCGGGCCGTGCTGGCCGCCTGCAGCCGCTACTTCGAGGCCATGTTCAGCAGCGGGCTGCGGGAGAGCAGGGCGGGCGAGGTGGACTTCGGTGAGAGTGTGCAGCCCGAGGCGCTGGAGCAGCTGCTGGAGTACGCGTACACGTCGCGGCTGGCACTGAGTGGCGAGAACGCCGAGTCGCTGCTGCAGGCCGGCGACATGCTGCAGCTGCACGACGTGCGCCAGGCGGCCGCCGACTTCTTGGAGCGGAGCCTGGGCGCCGACAACTGCCTGCGCCTCATGCTGCTGGCGGACGCGCACCAGTGCCGCCGGCTCTACCAGCAGGCCTGGGGCATGTGTCTGGCCCACTTCCAGACGTACGCTGAAGGCGGGctggacggagacggagacgacgACGACGACTTCTGCGGCCTGCCCGAGGCAAAGCTGGGCGAGCTGCTGGCCAGCGACGAGCTGGAGGCGGACGATGAGCGGCTGGTTCACCGCGCCCTCATGAGGTGGGTGCGACACGACGCCGCCGCCCGCCGCCACTGCCTGCCCCGCCTGCTGAGTCACGTCCGGCTGGGCCTGCTGCCTTCCGGCTACCTGGAGCGGGCCGTGGCCCGTGACGGGCTGGTGGCGGCGGACGAGAGGAGCTTGCGGCTGGTGGCCGAGGCCCGGCGCTGCCTGCTGCTGCCCACGTCGCCGTCTCACAAGGAGGCGGCGGCTTGCAGTCCCTGCGctcggcctcgcagggccggacACACACTGCTGATCCTGGGTGGCCGCACCTTCATGTGCGACAAGATCTACGAGCTGGAGCGTCGAGCCCGCCGCATCGTGCCCAGGGCCGCGCTGCCCAGCCCGCGGAAGGAGTTTAGTGCCTGCGCGCTGGGGGCCAAGGTGTACGTCAGCGGGGGGCGGGGCTCGGAGACCGGCGTCTCACGTGACGTGTGGGTGTTCGACACGGCGGCGGGCGGCTGGGCCCGGGCGGCACCCATGCTGCTGGCGCGCTTCGGCCACGGCTCGGCCGAGCTGCTGGGCTCGCTGTACGCGGTGGGCGGCCACACGTCGGCCGTGTCGACGGGGGAGGGAGGCGGGCACCCGGCCTCGCCGTCCGTCGAGTGCTACGAGCCGCGGGCCGACTCCTGGCGCATGGCGGCGCCGCTGCTCGACGGCGTCAGCAACGCGGCGGTGGTGAGCGCGCGCCGCCGCCTGTACGTCATCGGGGGCGCGGGCCCGCGGCGGGGGCTCGAGCGGGAATGGGAGCGCGCCCCCAGCGTCCAGCGCTACGATCCCGACGACGACCACTGGGCCGTGGCGGCCGCCTGCCCCCAGGCCTGGCGCTACACCGCGGCCGCTGCCGTGCTGGGCAGCCAGATCTTCATCATGGGCGGCGACACGGAGTTCACGGCCGCCTCGGCCTACCGCTTCGACTGCGACACCAACGAGTGGAGCCGGCTGGGCGACATGTCAGCCAAACGCATGAGCTGCCACGCCGTGGCCTCGGGCAACAAGCTGTACGTGGTGGGCGGCTACTTCGGCACCCAGCGCTGCAAGAGCCTCGACTGCTACGACCCAGCCTCGGACACCTGGAGCAGCATCACCACCGTGCCCTACTCCCTCATCCCCACTGCCTTCGTCAGCACCTGGAAGCATCGCGACCTGCTCGACACCGACTAG